In one Gemmatimonadales bacterium genomic region, the following are encoded:
- a CDS encoding secondary thiamine-phosphate synthase enzyme YjbQ, which produces MPTHTHYLWFETKKRQEIIDITDQVAEQVRASGIREGMVLVSAMHISASVFVNDHESGLWQDVLYWLEHTVAPWDPARYHHNETGEDNAAAHLRSLTIGHEVIVPITAGKLDFGPWQRVFYGEWDGQRRKRVIVKVMGER; this is translated from the coding sequence ATGCCCACCCACACCCACTATCTCTGGTTCGAGACCAAGAAGCGCCAGGAGATCATCGACATCACCGACCAGGTGGCCGAGCAGGTGCGCGCGAGCGGCATCCGCGAGGGGATGGTGCTCGTCTCGGCCATGCACATCAGCGCGTCGGTGTTCGTCAACGACCACGAGTCGGGGCTGTGGCAGGACGTCCTGTACTGGCTCGAGCACACCGTCGCCCCGTGGGACCCCGCGCGCTACCACCACAACGAGACCGGCGAGGACAACGCCGCGGCGCACCTCCGGAGCCTCACGATCGGGCACGAGGTGATCGTGCCGATCACGGCGGGCAAGCTCGATTTCGGACCGTGGCAGCGGGTGTTCTACGGGGAGTGGGACGGGCAGCGCCGCAAGCGGGTGATCGTCAAGGTGATGGGCGAGCGCTGA
- a CDS encoding 2,3,4,5-tetrahydropyridine-2,6-dicarboxylate N-succinyltransferase encodes MSERGAAVRGGGSLGTEPRADELRARLARYTDGVPPGEEPQARAAFDALKAALNRGEVRAAERGADGRWQANAWVKQGILLGFRLGRLAPAATGGPFPFYDKDTYPLRAIGPNDGVRLVPGGSAIRDGCYVAPGVICMPPMYVNVGAYVDEGTLIDSHALVGSCAQIGRRVHLSAAAQIGGVLEPAGALPVIIEDEVLVGGNCGVYEGTVVRERAVLAPGVLLTGGTAVVDLVHDKIYRRTADRPLEIPSCAVVVPGTRPVTSGPGKALGVSLYAPIIVKYRDERTDAAVALEELLR; translated from the coding sequence GTGTCTGAGCGCGGCGCGGCGGTGCGCGGCGGCGGGTCGCTCGGCACCGAGCCGCGCGCCGACGAGCTGCGCGCGCGGCTCGCGCGCTACACCGATGGCGTGCCGCCGGGGGAGGAACCGCAGGCCCGCGCGGCATTCGACGCGCTCAAGGCCGCGCTCAACCGCGGCGAGGTGCGCGCGGCCGAGCGCGGCGCGGACGGGCGCTGGCAGGCGAACGCGTGGGTCAAGCAGGGCATTTTGCTCGGCTTCCGGCTCGGGCGGCTCGCGCCTGCGGCCACCGGCGGCCCTTTTCCCTTCTACGACAAGGACACGTATCCGCTTCGCGCCATCGGCCCGAATGACGGCGTGCGCCTCGTGCCGGGCGGCTCGGCGATTCGCGACGGCTGCTATGTCGCCCCCGGCGTCATCTGCATGCCGCCGATGTACGTGAACGTCGGTGCGTACGTGGACGAGGGCACGCTCATCGACAGCCACGCGCTGGTGGGGAGCTGCGCGCAGATCGGGCGCCGGGTGCACCTCTCGGCCGCGGCGCAGATCGGCGGCGTGCTGGAGCCCGCGGGGGCGCTGCCCGTGATCATCGAGGACGAGGTGCTGGTGGGCGGCAACTGCGGCGTGTACGAGGGCACGGTGGTGCGCGAGCGCGCGGTGCTCGCACCCGGCGTGCTGCTCACGGGGGGCACCGCCGTGGTGGACCTGGTGCACGACAAGATCTACCGCCGTACTGCCGACCGGCCGCTCGAGATTCCGTCCTGCGCAGTGGTGGTGCCCGGCACCCGGCCGGTGACGAGCGGCCCCGGCAAGGCACTGGGCGTGAGCCTCTACGCGCCCATCATCGTGAAGTACCGGGACGAGCGGACGGATGCGGCGGTGGCGCTGGAGGAGCTGTTGCGCTAG
- the dapA gene encoding 4-hydroxy-tetrahydrodipicolinate synthase, translating to MTSARGRGTFQGCGTAIVTPFTRDGAVDFAALARLTEWQIAEGIDFLVPCGSTGEAQTMDDAERERVVAKVVEVAAGRVPVMAGATDNDTARAVAETRRMCATGASHILSATPYYNKPTQEGLYRHFMAVLDASTRPVCLYNVPGRTAVNLKPETALRLAAHPNCLGIKEASGDLRQAMDLIRGRPEGFSVLSGEDWLAFAIVAAGGDGLISVTSNEAPAAMRAMVHGALDGKLGPARQCLDRLLPLIDANFAETNPGPVKAALAMMGKIEDVLRLPLVPAGAATRDTLRDALRTAGVQGV from the coding sequence ATGACCAGCGCCAGAGGGCGCGGGACGTTCCAGGGCTGCGGCACCGCGATCGTGACGCCGTTCACCCGCGACGGCGCGGTGGACTTCGCAGCGCTCGCGCGGCTCACCGAGTGGCAGATCGCCGAGGGGATCGACTTCCTGGTGCCCTGCGGCTCGACCGGCGAAGCGCAGACGATGGACGACGCCGAGCGCGAGCGCGTCGTGGCGAAGGTGGTCGAGGTGGCGGCGGGCCGGGTGCCGGTGATGGCGGGCGCCACCGACAACGACACCGCGAGAGCGGTGGCCGAGACGCGGCGCATGTGCGCCACCGGCGCCAGCCACATCCTCAGTGCCACTCCCTACTACAACAAGCCCACACAGGAAGGTCTTTACCGCCACTTCATGGCGGTGCTCGACGCGTCGACCCGGCCGGTCTGCCTCTACAACGTGCCGGGCCGCACGGCGGTGAACCTCAAGCCCGAAACCGCGCTTCGGCTCGCGGCACATCCCAACTGCCTCGGCATCAAGGAGGCGAGCGGCGACCTGCGCCAGGCGATGGACCTGATCCGCGGCCGGCCCGAAGGATTTTCGGTGCTCTCGGGCGAGGACTGGCTCGCCTTCGCCATCGTCGCGGCCGGCGGCGACGGGCTCATTTCGGTCACCTCGAACGAGGCGCCCGCCGCGATGCGCGCCATGGTGCACGGGGCGCTCGACGGAAAGCTCGGGCCCGCGCGGCAGTGCCTCGATCGACTGCTGCCGCTCATCGACGCCAACTTCGCCGAGACCAATCCAGGGCCGGTAAAGGCGGCGCTCGCGATGATGGGGAAAATCGAGGACGTGCTGCGCCTGCCGCTGGTGCCCGCGGGCGCCGCGACGCGCGACACGTTGCGTGACGCGCTCCGCACGGCGGGCGTGCAGGGTGTCTGA
- a CDS encoding dihydrodipicolinate reductase C-terminal domain-containing protein, which translates to MLTLAIVGHGRMGRAVAQAAAARGHTIGAIIDIDDNAGGAGLTRERLEGVDVAVEFTAPAAAVGNIERLIEAGVPVVTGTTGWHGELPRIAKLVERKGGALLYASNFSIGVHLFLKTAAEMARRFAGRADYDGFIVEAHHARKVDAPSGTALALQHAATSADAARAFPITSIRAGAIPGTHTLTYDGPHDTIGLSHSARSREGFAEGAVAAAEWLPGRRGVFTFEDMLFGDNR; encoded by the coding sequence GTGTTGACGCTCGCGATCGTGGGGCACGGGCGCATGGGCCGCGCGGTGGCGCAGGCGGCCGCCGCGCGGGGGCACACGATCGGGGCGATCATCGACATCGACGACAATGCGGGCGGCGCGGGGCTCACCCGCGAGCGGCTCGAGGGCGTGGACGTGGCGGTGGAGTTCACGGCGCCCGCCGCGGCGGTTGGGAACATCGAGCGGCTCATCGAGGCGGGGGTGCCGGTGGTGACCGGCACCACGGGCTGGCACGGCGAGCTGCCGCGCATCGCGAAGCTGGTCGAGCGGAAGGGCGGCGCGCTGCTTTACGCGTCGAACTTTTCGATCGGCGTGCATCTGTTCCTCAAGACCGCGGCGGAGATGGCGCGCCGCTTCGCCGGCCGGGCGGATTACGACGGATTCATCGTCGAGGCGCACCATGCGCGGAAGGTGGACGCGCCGAGCGGCACCGCGCTGGCGCTCCAGCACGCCGCGACGTCGGCCGACGCGGCGCGCGCGTTCCCCATCACGTCGATCCGCGCCGGCGCCATCCCCGGCACCCACACGCTCACCTACGACGGCCCGCACGACACGATCGGGCTCTCGCACTCGGCGCGGAGCCGGGAGGGATTCGCCGAGGGCGCGGTGGCCGCGGCGGAGTGGTTGCCGGGACGGCGCGGCGTCTTCACCTTCGAGGACATGCTTTTCGGAGATAACCGATGA
- the lysC gene encoding lysine-sensitive aspartokinase 3 produces MIVCKFGGTSVQHAEAIGRLIDIIRAREAERPVLVVSALAGVTDGLLDLARLAERRDAGVGGRLAALVARHEDTARALPGAEAALDDIRAEADALGAELEAVMGRRALPRELDAIASRGELWSSRLIGAALEGAGVRAEWVDVRSIMVTDDRFGRATPYAQFFTTRARECLGPLVEGGAVPITQGFIGATANGVPTTLGRGGSDFTAALLGAALHARRVEIWTDVDGLMTADPRVVPSARTLRVASYEEAAELATFGAKVLHPATAVPLVREGIPIVVLNSHRPELPGTKIESAAELERLGDSPIRSISWKRGITVVNIRAPRMLGAYGFLRQLFEVFERHEVVVDVLASSEVSVSLTIEGGHSIDALVRELEDLGEVWVEERRAIVAVVGIGLKQTAGLAGRVFGALSETCVEVISQGASAINMTFVVKEEDGPVVVRQLHREFFGSC; encoded by the coding sequence ATGATCGTCTGCAAGTTCGGCGGCACCTCGGTGCAGCATGCGGAGGCGATCGGGCGGCTCATCGACATCATTCGCGCGCGCGAGGCGGAGCGGCCGGTGCTGGTGGTGTCCGCGCTCGCGGGGGTGACGGACGGATTGCTCGACCTCGCGCGCCTGGCCGAGCGGCGCGACGCCGGTGTGGGCGGGCGCCTGGCCGCGCTGGTGGCGCGGCATGAGGACACGGCGCGCGCGCTGCCCGGCGCGGAGGCCGCGCTCGACGACATCCGTGCGGAGGCCGACGCGCTCGGTGCCGAGCTCGAGGCCGTGATGGGGCGCCGCGCGCTGCCGCGCGAGCTGGATGCGATCGCCTCGCGTGGCGAGCTGTGGAGCTCACGGCTCATCGGCGCGGCGCTCGAGGGCGCCGGCGTGCGCGCCGAGTGGGTCGACGTGCGCTCCATCATGGTGACCGACGACCGCTTCGGCCGCGCGACGCCGTACGCGCAGTTCTTCACCACCCGCGCGCGCGAGTGTCTGGGTCCGCTGGTGGAAGGCGGGGCCGTCCCCATCACGCAGGGATTCATCGGCGCCACCGCCAACGGCGTCCCCACGACGCTCGGCCGCGGCGGCTCGGACTTCACCGCGGCGCTCCTCGGCGCGGCGCTGCACGCGCGCCGGGTCGAAATCTGGACCGACGTCGACGGCCTCATGACGGCCGACCCGCGCGTCGTCCCGTCAGCGCGGACGCTCCGGGTGGCGAGCTACGAGGAGGCGGCCGAGCTGGCGACGTTCGGCGCCAAGGTGCTCCACCCGGCGACGGCGGTGCCGCTCGTGCGCGAGGGGATTCCGATCGTCGTGCTCAACTCGCACCGGCCCGAGCTGCCCGGCACCAAGATCGAGTCGGCCGCCGAGCTGGAGCGCCTGGGCGACTCGCCGATCCGCTCGATCTCGTGGAAGCGCGGCATCACCGTCGTCAACATCCGCGCGCCTCGCATGCTCGGCGCGTACGGATTTCTCCGGCAACTGTTCGAGGTGTTCGAGCGGCACGAGGTAGTGGTGGACGTGCTCGCGAGCAGCGAGGTGAGCGTCTCGCTTACCATCGAGGGCGGGCACAGCATCGACGCGCTGGTGCGCGAGCTGGAAGACCTGGGCGAAGTCTGGGTGGAGGAGCGGCGCGCCATCGTGGCGGTGGTAGGGATCGGGCTCAAGCAGACCGCCGGGCTCGCGGGCCGGGTGTTCGGTGCGCTGAGCGAAACCTGCGTCGAGGTGATCTCGCAGGGCGCGTCGGCGATCAACATGACGTTCGTGGTGAAGGAAGAGGACGGGCCCGTGGTGGTGCGGCAGCTTCACCGGGAGTTCTTCGGCTCGTGTTGA